The sequence below is a genomic window from Lolium perenne isolate Kyuss_39 chromosome 7, Kyuss_2.0, whole genome shotgun sequence.
GCGGCGCCGCCTTCAAGGCCAAGCCGGCCCTCATCTCCCTCATCGGCGCCGCCTCGGCCGCCACCGACGCcgaggccgccgccaccgccgtgccgtGCCTCCGCGACGCGCTCGCAGGGGACGACTGGGCCGCcaggaaggccgccgccgaggcGCTCGCGTTGCTGGCCCTGGAGCACGGGGACGACCTCGCCGCCCACAAGCCCGGCTGCATTGCAGTCTTCGAGGCCAAGAGATTCGATAAGGTTGAGATTTTGCCGCGGCGTCCTTGTGGATCTGCTTCCGTGTCAAGATTTCTAACAAGATTTTCCCGGCAATGCAGGTCAAGATTGTGCGGGAGTCCATGAACCGGATGATCGAGGCGTGGAGGGAGATCCCGGACATGGAGGAGGATGTGTGCTCCTCCGACGCGCCGCCGTCCCAGCCCAGATCTTCTCTAACAGGTGATGTGCCTTTTTTTTGTCAGTCTGGCTCTAGTCACTACTGTTTCTTCCATTATTTGGCTGTTTGAGTAAACTGTTGTCTTTTCGAGGATTGAGCAAACTGTTGTCTTTTGGAGGATTGAGTAAACTTTTGTCTTTTGGAGGATTGAGTGAACTGTTCTCTATAGTTTGGACTTTAAACTACTGCTAGCATATATGAATTTGTTTGGTGAAAGACAGAAGTGGAGTGGGTTTGGTGAGACACTAACTAGGCAAGACTGTTCTTTCCTGGTTTTTCTGACAAAAGGAATTTCTAAAATGTTCCGTTTGGATTTATATGCATGCTATTACACATTTCTTGGTACATGGCCTTTCTGAATTCTGACATCGTTTGGTTTTGCAATCAAGCAGACAGCGCAAGTAGTGATGCTCGATACCCGGCTGATTCCCTAGGCCCCAACTCCGTCCAATCGGTTACAAGGAGGAACACGCTGCCGGCCAGCAGGTCGCCCCCGTCAGATGCAATGCGCAATGTCAGTAACAGAAGGAGCAGCCCCCCTTCCCCCATCAGAAACAAGAAGGGTTCGTCGCCTTCACGCAGCAGCGACGCGGGCCAAGCCAAGAAATACGACTATAAGGTTGACGTTACCGTTGCCGCAGATGCCACCCCGATCAAGACGGTGACCGAGGAGCAGCTTCTGAAAGAGGGCAATGTTAGAGCGAGGCTTGAAGCGCGGAAGATGCTTTTCCAGAAGAGTGGGGAGAAGGGTTACAAGAAGTTGGCTGGGATCAAGTCAGGCTCTAGAGTTGTTCCATACAACGGTGATGGTGACTCGGAAGAGAGTACCGAGGTTGGGGATCGGCCTGAAGAGTTTCAGTCAGAAGAGCCTGAGGAGTTTGAGTCAGCTCACAAAGATGAGGACCTGTCGAAGATCAGGATGCAGCTAGTTCAGATTGAGAATCAACAGACAAATTTACTTGATCTTCTCCAGGTAAATACCCCTTATCTTTATCGAAAAAACATTAACTTCTTATGTTGTATGTCATATCTTCAGGACCCATCGAAACTCTTAATTATTTGGATTCATGCAAGTACTTTCTACCTGGGCTGGCTGGCATCTAATATTGGATAAACTCAAGGATACAGTTTAACCTAATAAACAAAATTTTAAAATGTACTATCTTAACCCATCAAATTTCTTTAATTTTTTGGCAAGGGTATCATAGGTAATATAGGGAATGATAGTTTGATTTTGATTTTGAAGTTTACATCAAAATCAACGAACAGTTGATGGTAGGGTTTAGACATGTGCAACTGAAaagtaaaaggaaaaaaaaaatcgTTGATCAATGCAAGTTCATGCATTCCGTCGGGTTTTCAGATAACCTTGTGGATGTTGAAGTTGGTCTTAGTGCGTAGCACTGACCAATAATGATTGGTACGAATCATGCATCCATTGAATGTGTCTTGATGGCACCAGTCCAATGATAAATCAAGACATGAGCAATGGCATAGTATGGGGACAACCTGGGCAAGTGCATGACATTTAGTGCCTACATGGCAATGTTTCAATCAGCAAATCTATTGAGCTTATTATGATCTTGTGTTATTTTCCACATAACGCACCAAATGCTTTTTATacattttttctctttttttggtTCATCGGAGACTGAGAACACATCTAACACTTCAATTCCTTTTGTTCATTAGAAATTTATGGGGAGCTCCCAGAATGGGATACGTTCCTTGGAGACAAGGGTGAACGGTCTGGAAATGGCACTGGACAAGATCTCGCGTGATATGGCGGCCTCTTCAGGAAGGATGCCAAACAGTGAACCTGGCATGAACTCCTGCTGCATCCCGAGCCCAAAATTCTGGAGGAGAAATGATGGCGGTAGATACTCTTCAAGGTACCCTGTCACCGACATAGCGAACTACTCGGGGGACAGCAAAACTTCTCATAAGTGGGAGAGGCAGAAGTTTGGGGTTCATGGTGGGTTTGTCACCAACCCACTAGCAGAGCCCAATGCTTCGTTTGTAAGGAGCACGTTGGTCGCTCAGGAAGGCAGGAGGCATAATTCAGCCCAATACAAGGCGAGATAGGTAAGTCGATCTATGCGAATTCAACCTCAGTATTTGTAAGTAAGCAAGTCCACATGATTAGATATGGTAGGTATGCCAACCAGATGTGCTGAGGACACCTTGAAAACACTGACAATAACATGGCAACGTAGAAGtagctgttttcttttcttgcatATAGCATTTTTTGGAGTTTTCTAATTTATGTTACCATTCCTACATCATGCAATGCACCTTCACAGAATTTTCCTTCAGAGTTGTCTACTTTATGGTACCATTCCACCATAATGTAATGCATCTTCACAGATTTTCCTCCCAATTATGATGACACTACCTTGTCATTTCTTGCACACCCACATTTATTATTGAATTCCCTGTTATAATTTATAACGTATTCTCGGCAATTAATGTATTTCCCCCGTTTCCATTTTATTCAGGATATGTTAGGCGAGACAAAGATGCCCCATCCGAAATCTGAACCAACTGCATTATTAACACAAGGCGGGGTCATCTGAAATGTGTCACTTCACTACATTCTTTGGGGGCTTTTCCTCTTTTCTCCAGAATTCAAAGCTGAGATGTACATGAGTTatggagttttttttttctttgggagTCGCTTCAACAATTCAGACCCCTGCAGAACAGAGCCTAGATTCTGAAGCAAGACCATGTTGATTGTGAGGTGAACACTGTGTTATACACATCCGGCCCTGAGACGGTCATTGCAGGTGTACCAAGGTCCGAGGGTAAAAGCATGTGTGAGTTTTAGATCTTAGTGTACGGATGTATCTTGTACTGCTTGTACATAGTTTGGATACAGCAGTTCCTTTGAGCGTGACATGCATTGAGCAAATGTTCTTGGGTATGCTCCTGTTGAGATGATGAACCAGATGAACACATATACATGCGGCAGAGCAGGTGTTCCCTGTTCTTGTTCTTGTCCTTTGAGTACTTAATTTCTGTCCAGTGTGAATAGCAAAAATTTACATGATGCTGTATGGACTATTGAGTACATCACGTTGTCAACGAGCCAAGGTTTCATTTGGCCTTTGCAACTATTTGCTTGTTCGATCATTTTATTTTCAGATGCACCAGTAAAATGTTACTGAAAGTAGACAAAGAGCGCTTGACAGCAATCATAATCCTGAAAAGTTTTAACAACACATGGTATTGAAACAAACACAAAACATATGCCCTAATGTTAACAGCATGCAGAAACGCTCGGTAAGAACAGGTCTACATATACCAGAACAGAACACACGACGTCCCAGTTTCTGTACCGAACACTGAACAAACATTTGCAGATTCATAGCAATGGTTCATGAATATGCCCCAGAAAGCTCCTGGGCGTGCCTCTCAGCATACGACCACAATTTGCAGATATGAAAGCAATCATAACAAGAATCATGTGACTGTACTATCTCAGATCTTGCCCATCAGGTTCCTCGCTAGAAAACTCAGATGCAAAAAATGATATACATTGAACTTGTTCAGATATAGGTTCCTATCATCGTAGCATAGCCGAAATGATACGCCACAATAGTGGGCGCAAAGCTGGAATAACGGTACAGGCAACTGCACATAGAAATGCAAGGTACTCCAGTCAACTTGCTTCGATTTGCCTCAAACTTCCATTTTGTAAAGCAGCAATCACCAAGGAGCATGAAGCATATGCACCCTCACAGATAAAAAAAGGGCTTCAACCAAATAACTGAGCTGGAATTCTCAGAGTAATGTCCGGAGCTTCCATAAAACTAAACACCTGTATGTATACAAAGCATCTTGACAATCACCTTCAATTCATCAAATGTATGTCAACCAGATGAACACATATACATGCGGCAGAGCAGGTGTTCCAGCAGCACCATCGAGATGCAACTACTAACTATTCCAAGTAAATCATTCTCCAGTTAGTGGCAAAGCAGTGTCAACATACTGTTTTGACATACTATTCCTCTGGTGATGACGGTGGCTGTAGGTCTAACTTATACGCCTGAATTTCCATTGGTGAGATGAGAACGTTACCCTCCTGAGCCACATCACCGATTTGCTCCAGATAACCTAGCATTTCAGGGTCATCATTCAAGAGGTTCAGAGATGTTGCCTTCACATTTAAAACAGACAGATCTTTGAACATGTCAAACAGATTTACAGGCTCTTCCCCAATACTTGTACACTGTAACCCACCCTTTTTGCAGTACGATGCATCCCAGCCCCTTCTCTGCAACAACATGGCAAATCTTGGCTCAGCTGCTTCAGCATGAGGAAATTTTAGAGGCTGAGGGACCTTCAAGTTGACAATATGTAGATCACAGGGCAAAGAAGTAGCTAATGGAGCAAATGTCTGTTGATGAAGCTTGAAGGATTTTGAAAGAAGGTTTTTGCTCACAAAAGCATGCATTGGATAGTTCAGGTGTGCCCCCACACGGTGGGAGAGGATTGAAGGTTGGAGAGTAAGCAAACTGTGGGATTTAGGCAAAGCAGACATGTTAGACTCCATGAGGAGATGGAAGATCACATTCATGGGCCGGTTGTCCATTACCCCCTGCCCTAAACCACGACCATCATCCCGAACCAGCCTACGATCCAACATAATCTCCATCCATCCATTTTGTAAGCTTGCTGCCCCTAATGATTGCTTAGAGTGTACTGAAAACCGGTTGCCAAGCGAATCCTGTAGGAAGGCAAGTGATGGCATTGGGTAATAATTGCCCTGCAATGGGATCTTATCATATGTCTGCCTCCTGCTCATCTGAAAGCCATTTAGATCAGAGTAGAAAACTCTCTGGTTGTCAATACCTGTCTTGTATCTGACTATCAGCTCCCTGTCATCAAATACACGACCTACAAGTTCAACATGGTATTCCTTCTCAATTAGCATATCCTGTGTAGAGTCCCCGCAACTATAAATCCGTGTGCTATGCGAGAGAGGTGACTTATCCCACTCCGTCTTGGGAAGGGAATGGGCTTCTTGAACCAATGGCCCTTCAGTTAGGATGAAATATCCTCCCTCCTTAACAATTGGGTGCGCTTCCCCAATAGGTTTGAATAAGTATGCCCCACTTCCACGACTGCTGTACATTGCAATTTCTTCGCCTATCACAGTTTGTTCCCCATGTTTGTGACGAGTTACGGTCCGGAGGAGGCCATGACTTACATCAAAAGAAAGAGTATGATAAGAGTTTTTCATATCCGTAGTTTCGCCTTCAAGATTTGAACAATGATATGGTTCAGGACAAGGAAATTCTTGGGAAGCTGTGAATGTTTTTACGACAGCAGGAGTAGCCTTTTCACAATCCTGGCCAGCAGCCACATAGTAGGTCTCTAAACCCAGTGCAGGAACAGAAGCTCTCCAATAAAGGCGGTGCCGGCCAGTAAAAATCTTTTCGCCACTGACATACTGCCACTCAGGGGAAATTTGACTTTTCAAACAGGACCCAGTTGAATTGAGAACAGATACATCAGGATTACTTACAACGATCATTACAATCTCATTCCTTGTTTGCTCTAATGGGTTAAAAAGGACAACAGAATGTGTCTTCCCTTCTTGAGGCTTGAGAACCCTATGCACAGGTTGAACATCAAACTTTGACCTTTCCTGCTCTGGCTCAAAATGTGATAAAATGGTAGGATCAGATCTATCATGGACATCTCCCAAAAGCACTTCAACTGCCCTGGACATAAATAGCTGCAAGTCTTGCAAAGAAGTGTGCATTCGAGTCCCATAGTCCACTACAACATGATCCTTAGCCGTGCCAGTCACCCCATCATGATGCTGAAAAAGTGCCAGATTCCTCCTTGCTGCTGTTAGTTTGTGAGCGAAACTGATGGAAAGTTTTGCACACTGAAATCTCTGGCAGTATCCAAGAACAAATGAACTCAGAATCTCTGAGGCACGGAGCGTCTGCTCCAGAACGCGGTCAACTGCTTTGAAGAATGGCCTTGATACATAGTAACCACTCCAGTAATCCTGATTTCTATCAGCATATGTAAAGAAATCCCCTGAAAGTGTTGGAAAACCTTGCAGCTCAACAGAACCAACTTCACCAGGGCGTGAATAGTTTATCTTTTCAGCTTCATCTCTCAGTGTAGAGAAGTAATCCTCCAAGGTTCCAAATTGGATTTCAGCATTCAGATGGGGATTAGAATTTATGTAATCAAAAAGTTTTTCATAATTGCGGAACTGCGCTTCTGCTTCCTCGGTATTAACATACCGGAAATCATCTCCCAAAGGAATGAGAAGTGTATTTGTTCTGTACAGGGTTGACTTTTTCCTGTATTGATCTAGAAGTTTTGTTGCTCTCTCTTGAACATTGTTCGAATCTGTTTCAACTGGGTCAAACCTCCATGGGCAAGATTCGTAGCTGAAACCACGCATTCGAGCAAAGTCAAACTGGCAGCAGATAGCTGGCTCTGGTCCGCAGGTGTGTGGTATGTCATAAGAATAGAAgggcatcatatgaacaaatatgtCGGTCGTTTCTTCGATATCCCAGTTTTGCCTCCACAAATACTCAAGATTCTGTTTCATCGCTAGCTCCTTTTTCAGCTCATAGTGTGTTCGCTGGATTAACATATTATGGAAACCCATTCTCCTCAGTAGATAAGCCATGGTAGATGAATAGCCAAATGGGTCAATGGACCAAGAATTTTTAGGAACAACTCCAATGGTATCATTGAGCCACATGTTCCCCTCCATCATCTGAGGTAAAGAAAAATAGGAGGTCATATTACATTGCACCAATAATTTCCAACCCATATTATAAGCATATATTGCACCAAATTAGTATACTTCATTACTCATATGAACTGTCGTTATTATACATGTAACTTTACATGGACAGTGAAATCAACTAGAAAGTACAATGATTCTATCTATTATGCAGTTCTTCCCCATACGATCTTCAGAGTGTATTCCCAAGCGTAGAGTAAGATGGTACCAATCAAAATTATTATAACTTAACATAAATGGAGGATAGAAGAAGATCCATTAGTCCACTTCCAGACCAATTAAAAGCATGAGAAAAACAGCACTAAGCAAGGCCGAGTGTAGCTTAAAAGCATGAGAAGAACAGCATGGTTATTAAATAGCATTAAACCGCAGATTATATTAAAAAAAAACATCCTACTGAGTTGGTTCCTCGCTTTGCACAATTCATTCTTTCTCGTATTTCCAAAACAATGAGATGCACAATACGAAAGGAACAAAGAACACTTCATCCACGAATCAGGTACAGATGAAAATCATAACACTGACATATTTAGCGTGCAGAAGATCAGGAATATAGTGCAAAAACCATAAATACTACAACTAATGATTTGAGTGTATGTACTTGCCTGCTCTATGATGGCAAAGTAGTGGGAGTTTGCCTGCATTTAAGAAATAAATGGGATTATATGTATGTACCTTATTTCAGAAAGGGGAAGATTGTGACAAAATCGAGTGATAAGCAAGCATGTCATGTTTGAAGATAACAATTCAGAGGATTAAACGAACATCCAAAACACAGCAAGTAAGAAGCTGCCAAGGTACATCTATATAAGCCAGAATCAGCGAAATATCGGTAACAGAGTATTCATAAATGCTCCACTCATATGATACTAAAGGCCACAGTTCGGATTATTATTCTCAAAGTAAAACAAACAGACTTAGCTTTGTCATGGTCTAATTATAAATGTTATTAAAAATGACTAACTGGCACAAAGAAGATCACAGCAGAACCAAACTATTGAAAGAAAACATACCGGACATGCCAATGTTATTTGTGATCATTTAGACATGGTGTTAATGTAGAATCTCCTCTCTATGTGCAGCAGCAAAATATCAACTCTGTTTTTTTTAGAGTGTGGCATCGATAGTTCAAGTAGCATCACACACATGCTCATGGATCaggggctgggtgtaattggtgtcTTTGCGATATTAATGTATTTCctttttataa
It includes:
- the LOC127317443 gene encoding TORTIFOLIA1-like protein 3; translation: MGPAPREPMKQRVNRCLHRLSDRDTEAMAANELDAIARGLDADELPVFLAAVSDTRPTDKTPLRRHSLRLLALLVAAHPRDAVAPLVPRLVAAALRRVRDPDSSVRAALVDAARAAGAAAPSAPAALGPLADAVLHEQDQCAQLSAALAAAAAVEASAPTSDLAAYLLPLLPRLLKLLRGAAFKAKPALISLIGAASAATDAEAAATAVPCLRDALAGDDWAARKAAAEALALLALEHGDDLAAHKPGCIAVFEAKRFDKVKIVRESMNRMIEAWREIPDMEEDVCSSDAPPSQPRSSLTDSASSDARYPADSLGPNSVQSVTRRNTLPASRSPPSDAMRNVSNRRSSPPSPIRNKKGSSPSRSSDAGQAKKYDYKVDVTVAADATPIKTVTEEQLLKEGNVRARLEARKMLFQKSGEKGYKKLAGIKSGSRVVPYNGDGDSEESTEVGDRPEEFQSEEPEEFESAHKDEDLSKIRMQLVQIENQQTNLLDLLQKFMGSSQNGIRSLETRVNGLEMALDKISRDMAASSGRMPNSEPGMNSCCIPSPKFWRRNDGGRYSSRYPVTDIANYSGDSKTSHKWERQKFGVHGGFVTNPLAEPNASFVRSTLVAQEGRRHNSAQYKAR
- the LOC127317442 gene encoding alpha-mannosidase 2 — encoded protein: MHFFTGGGRPGALLPTTAKPKAHHHRAKVLSSPASSSSSSRRRGPHPTPPSSRRALYLAAAFFLLLFLFAFLRLGLPTSRSSARPSPTRPRARLTRRPAFRRDSAAAEAAAAAVAARAGREAPVDITTRDLYDRIQFQDADGGAWKQGWEVAYKGHEWDAEKLKVFVAPHSHNDPGWIHTVEEYYQRQSRHILDTIIESLAKDPRRKFIWEEMSYLERWWRDAPKKKQEDLAKLVRNGQLEIVSGGWVMNDEANSHYFAIIEQMMEGNMWLNDTIGVVPKNSWSIDPFGYSSTMAYLLRRMGFHNMLIQRTHYELKKELAMKQNLEYLWRQNWDIEETTDIFVHMMPFYSYDIPHTCGPEPAICCQFDFARMRGFSYESCPWRFDPVETDSNNVQERATKLLDQYRKKSTLYRTNTLLIPLGDDFRYVNTEEAEAQFRNYEKLFDYINSNPHLNAEIQFGTLEDYFSTLRDEAEKINYSRPGEVGSVELQGFPTLSGDFFTYADRNQDYWSGYYVSRPFFKAVDRVLEQTLRASEILSSFVLGYCQRFQCAKLSISFAHKLTAARRNLALFQHHDGVTGTAKDHVVVDYGTRMHTSLQDLQLFMSRAVEVLLGDVHDRSDPTILSHFEPEQERSKFDVQPVHRVLKPQEGKTHSVVLFNPLEQTRNEIVMIVVSNPDVSVLNSTGSCLKSQISPEWQYVSGEKIFTGRHRLYWRASVPALGLETYYVAAGQDCEKATPAVVKTFTASQEFPCPEPYHCSNLEGETTDMKNSYHTLSFDVSHGLLRTVTRHKHGEQTVIGEEIAMYSSRGSGAYLFKPIGEAHPIVKEGGYFILTEGPLVQEAHSLPKTEWDKSPLSHSTRIYSCGDSTQDMLIEKEYHVELVGRVFDDRELIVRYKTGIDNQRVFYSDLNGFQMSRRQTYDKIPLQGNYYPMPSLAFLQDSLGNRFSVHSKQSLGAASLQNGWMEIMLDRRLVRDDGRGLGQGVMDNRPMNVIFHLLMESNMSALPKSHSLLTLQPSILSHRVGAHLNYPMHAFVSKNLLSKSFKLHQQTFAPLATSLPCDLHIVNLKVPQPLKFPHAEAAEPRFAMLLQRRGWDASYCKKGGLQCTSIGEEPVNLFDMFKDLSVLNVKATSLNLLNDDPEMLGYLEQIGDVAQEGNVLISPMEIQAYKLDLQPPSSPEE